The sequence below is a genomic window from Rhinopithecus roxellana isolate Shanxi Qingling chromosome 7, ASM756505v1, whole genome shotgun sequence.
cagattcataaagcaagtccttagagacttacaaagagacttagactcactgaaaataataatgggagacttcaacactccactgtcaacattagacagatcaacgagacagaaagttaacaaggatatccaggaattgaactcatctctgcaccaagcggacctaatagacatctatagaactctccaccccaaatcaacagaatatatattcttctcagcaccacatcacatttattccaaaattgaccacataattggaagtaaagcactcctcagcaaatgtacaagaacacattataacaaactgtctctcagaccacagtgcaatcaaactagaactcaggactaagaaactcaatcaaaaccgctcaactacatggaaactgaacaacctgctcctgaatgactactgggtacataacgaaatgaaagcagaaataaagatgttctttgaaaccaatgagaacaaagatacaacataccagaatctctgggacacatttaaagcagtgtgtagagggaaatttatagcactaaatgcccacaagagaaagcaggaaagatctaaaattgacactctaacatcacaattaaaagaaccagaaaggcaagagcaaacacattcaaaagctagcagaaggcaagaaataactaagatcagagccgaactgaaggagatagagacacaaaaaaccctccaaaaaatcaatgaatccaggagttggttttttgaaaagatcaacaaaattgacagaccgctagcaagactaatatagtagaaaagagagaggaatcaaatagacgcaataaaaatgatacagggatatcaccaccgaccccacagaaatacaaactaccattagagaatactataaacacctctacaaaaatcaactagaaaatctagaagaaatggataatttcctggacacttacattctcccaagactaaaccaggaagaagatgaatccctgaatagaccaatagcaggctctgaaattgaggcaataattaatagcctaccaaccaaaccaggaccagatggattcacagctgaattctaccagaggtacaaggaggaggtggtaccattccttctgaaatttttcccattaatagaaaaagagggaatcctccctaactctttttatgaggccaacatcatcctgacaccaaagcctggcagagacacaacaaaaaaagagaattttagaccaatatccccgattaacattgatgcaaaaatcctcaataaaatagtggcaaaccagattcagtatcacatcaaaaagcttatccaccatgatcaattgggttcctccctgggatgcaaggctggttcaacattcgcaaatcaacaaacgtaatccatcatataaacagaaccaaagacaagaaccacatgattatctcaatagatgcagaaaaggcttttgacaaaattaaacagcgCTTCATGCAAAAAAACGCTCAATaagttcggtattgatggaacgtatctcaaaataataagagctatttatgacaaacccaccgctaatatcatactggatgggcaaatactggaaaaattccctttgaaaactggcacaagacagggatgccctctctcaccactcctattcaacatagtgttggaagttctggctagggcaatcaggcaagagaaagaaatcaggggtattcagttaggaaaagaagtcaaattgtccctgtttgcagatgacatgattgtatatttagaaaaccccattgtctcagcccaaaatctccttaagctgataagcaacttcagcaaagtctcaggatacaaaatcaatgtgcaaaaatcacaagcattcttatacaccagtaacagacaaacagagagccaaatcaggaatgaacttccattcacaattgcttcaaagagaataaaatacctaggagtccaacttacaagggatgtaaaggacctcctcaaggagaagtacaaaccactgctcagtgaaataaaagaggacacaaacaaatggaagaacatatcatgctcatggataggaagaatcaatatcgtgaaaatggccatactgcccaaggttatttatagattcaatgccatccccatcaagctaccaatgagtttcttcacagaattggaaaaaactgctttaaagttcacatggaaccaaaaaagagcccgcattgccaagacaatcctaagtcaaaaggacaaagctgcaggcgtcatgctacctgacttcaaactatactacaaggctacagtaaccaaaacagcatggtactggtaccaaaacatagatatagaccaatggaacacacagagtcctcagaaattaTACCACacctctacagccatctgatctttgacaaacctgagagaaacaagaaatggggaatggattccctatttaataaatggtgctgggaaaattggctagccataagtagaaagctgaaactggatcctttccttactccttatatgaagattaattcaagatggattagagacttaaatgttagacctaataccataaaaaccctagaagaaaatctaggtaatacaattcaggaaataggcatgggaaggacttcatgtgtaaaacaccaaaagcaacagcagcaaaaaccaaaattgacaaatgggatctaattaaactaaagagcttctgcacagcaaaagaaactaccatcagagtgaacaggcaacctacagaatgggagaaaatttttgcaatctactcatctgacaaagggctaatatccagaatctacaaagaactccaacaaatgtacaagaaaaaaacaaacaaccacatcaaaatgtgggcaaaggggccaggcgcggtggctcaagcctgtaatcccagcactttgggaggccgagacgggcggatcacaaggtcaggagatgaagaccatcctggctaacacgctgaaaccccgtctctactaaaaaaaaataaaaatacaaaaaactagctgggcgaggtggcaggcacctgtagtcccagctaatcgggaggctgaggcaggagaatggagtaaacctggggggcggagcttgcagtgagctgagatccggccactgcactccagactgggcaacagagcgagactccatctcaaaaaaaataaaaataaaaataaatttaaaaaaaaaagtgggcaaaggatatgaacagacatttctcaaaagaagacattcatacagccaacagacacatgaaaaaatgctcatcatcacttgccatcagagaaatgcaaatcaaaaccacaatgagataccatctcacaccagttagaatggcaatcattcaaaagtcaggaaacaacaggtgttggagaggatgtggagaaataggaacacttttacactgttggtgggattgtaaactagttcagccattatggaaaacagtatggcaattcctcaaggatctagaactagatgtaccatatgacccagccatcccactactaggtatatacccaaaggattataaactattctactacaaagacacatgtacacgtatgtttattgcagcactattcacaatagcaaagacttggaatcaacccaaatgtccatctgtgacagactggattaagaaaatgtggcacatatacaccatggaatactatgcagccataaaaaaagatgagtttgcatcctttgtagggacatggatgcagctggaaaccatcattctcagcaaactgtcacaagaactgaaaaccaaacaccgcatgttctcactcataggtgggaactgaacaatgagatcacttggactcgggaaggggaacatcacacactggggcctatcatggggaggggggaggggggagggattgcattgggagttatacatgatataaataatgaattgacgggtgctgacgagttgatgggtgcagcacaccaacatggcacaagtacacatatgtaacaaacctgcacgttatgcacatgtaccctagaacttaaagtataataaaaaaaaaatgcaaaaattagctgggcgtggtggcacacgcctctagtcccagctacttgggtgttgaggcaggagaattgcttgaaccggggagcagaggttgcagtgagccaagatcacgttactgcactccagcctgggtaacagagtgagactctgtctaaaaaaaaaaaaaaaggaaaaggaaagagaagaagttCTAGCCAGTAGTAAGGAAAAATGGCAACCATTCAAGCTCTGCTATTCAAATTCTCTAAAGCAGATTTTTCAGAGGGAATTATCTATAGATTAAGAGATGTTCTGAGGTAGGCTTATACCTCACTGTTAATGCGATTATTTGAAGCATATCTGAACAATTGAGTATAtgaaacagtaaataaataacaactcTTTTGCACATAGGTCTAAAATTGCAATAATTCTTATTCTGAATATGTCTTTTccctataaacattttaaatgactaTTTGACTACTGTCTCACTTAATGTTTTAATAAagcatttacatttataaaaagcaGTTGGCTGAGTTACCATAGCCTCTGACTTCTCAGCCATCAGCACCTAAAGAAATGATTGACTTGCCTGGGTTTGTACCAGGGAAGCCACCACTCATCTAGTGACAGCTCCCCAAAATGCAACTGAAAACCATTATAGGAATAATCTATTTTCAAGAGCATGAGCGTGACCAATTTAACCCTATTTTAGCAGTGGGAAGTTCCATACTACCCATTAAACTCCCATTTCCTgaacaaaatcattttaaatgtcaGGCAAAAACTGTCATATCATAAAAATGACTATATTCCTGAAAAAAGAcctcatcatttaaaaacatgagAAACAAAGCACAAGATTCTTCAAGGAGTTATTCCCAAACCACCACTTTGAAGTAAAACTCTCACATTACTTCAATATACGAGTTAAGTGATCCAGGTCCCAAATCTAACTGTATACaaacacagtttttaaaacctttataaaataaatttacacatTACCTGgtaattgttttggttttgtgatAATCTCAATTGGTTTGATGATgcaaaatgaggagaaaaattaCTCCGTAACGGATTTGTATTACTGTACATTGTACTAGATGCTGTATGTAATGAGGTCCGTGGTGTCAAATGGTAGTTTCTGTTTTGATACAGTACACTGTCTGACATATCTCTAATATTCACCATTTGTGAATTTGGCATATTTCTTCCTGGTCCAGGCAAGGTTGTACTTTGGTTCTCAGCTCGAAGGGAACTGCCACTTTCATAAAATCTCGAATAGCTTGGTATCTGTGCTCTCATCGATGCCAGCTCTTCCTCTCTGGCATATTCATCCTCAGCATCTCCAGTCTCCATTGCAATGGACAAACAATTTCCTTCTGCTGAGCTAGGCTTCTGTGGGGCATTTCCTCCCAGAATTCTCTGGGGGTAATCACTAACTGCCAATGAAAACACTTCACGGATTTCCAAGTTTTGTGTTCTACAGTAAGGGTCTCTAATAGTTGGCTTTTGCCCACATAAGTTATGTAATGCTGGACCTGTGTGTTCAGGCTTATATGACCTTTGAATCCCAACTGGTTCAATTTTACAAGGTCGGTGGCACACAGAAGATTTTTGAGGTACTGTCATTTCAGAAGCTTGTACTGAAGAGTTTCCATAGTTTTTCTTTGTGTGATTGAATACTGAGTTTCCAGCATTTAGCACACTTGTCTGTCTtgacaaaataattgttttttcacCTAGGAGTAGGGAAGCATTTTTACAGTGTGCTACTTGTCTTCGAACAGGAATGTGCAACTGAAACTCAGTATCATTTTTAGTGGCTGTTTTCTGCATAGGGATTTTATGTGCTTCTGTAATTTGTGTGTCGGTATGTTTGTTTGTTCCTTGCCTACTTGATGAACTGGCTGGACTGTATATACCAGTCACAATGACATCATTATTGGCAGATGTCCAAGAAGACTGCTGGCTTGAGGGTCGAGTAATATTAACCACATTTCTGACTGTAATGTCTGGAGCTGACAAAGAGGTTCCTGTTGTTGCTGTTCCAGATTCAGAGTTCTTACTACTCATCTTTCTTCTCTTATTGCCAACCCACGTCTGAAAGGATAAAACAtggtattataaaaaaaaaaaaatttaaaacaaactaagaaaaaacaaattttacatgatgcattatattttcatttgtcttggaACCAAGGTGTAcataaaggtaaaagaaaaagataaaataactgaaaagctAACTAAAGTATAAAGACAAAGATGATCAGGCACTCATACTTAATAAATACCTTCAAACTTTGAGAACAGAGTGTATTATTGTTTCTCTCCTCATAACACATCCAACTAATATGtatcaagaaacttaaaaatgtttatacactttgacatagtaaatatatttatggTAATTTATCCTAAAAATAACCTACAAATGTAGATAAAGTTTATATGCAATGATGttcatcatatatttatttataatactgaAAAGTTAAGAACATACTAAAGGTAGGCTATTTAATGGCATTAAGAAATGCTCATAGTATTGTTAAACAA
It includes:
- the HDX gene encoding highly divergent homeobox isoform X1; the protein is MNLRSVFTVEQQRILQRYYENGMTNQSKNCFQLILQCAQETKLDFSVVRTWVGNKRRKMSSKNSESGTATTGTSLSAPDITVRNVVNITRPSSQQSSWTSANNDVIVTGIYSPASSSSRQGTNKHTDTQITEAHKIPMQKTATKNDTEFQLHIPVRRQVAHCKNASLLLGEKTIILSRQTSVLNAGNSVFNHTKKNYGNSSVQASEMTVPQKSSVCHRPCKIEPVGIQRSYKPEHTGPALHNLCGQKPTIRDPYCRTQNLEIREVFSLAVSDYPQRILGGNAPQKPSSAEGNCLSIAMETGDAEDEYAREEELASMRAQIPSYSRFYESGSSLRAENQSTTLPGPGRNMPNSQMVNIRDMSDSVLYQNRNYHLTPRTSLHTASSTMYSNTNPLRSNFSPHFASSNQLRLSQNQNNYQISGNLTVPWITGCSRKRALQDRTQFSDRDLATLKKYWDNGMTSLGSVCREKIEAVATELNVDCEIVRTWIGNRRRKYRLMGIEVPPPRGGPADFSEQPESGSLSALTPGEEAGPEVGEDNDRNDEVSICLSEGSSQEEPSEVVPNEATAHKEEDHHAVSTENVKIEIIDDEESDMISNSEVEQVNSLLDYKNEEVKFIENELEIQKQKYFKLQTFVRSLILAMKADDKEQQQALLSDLPPELEEVDFNHASLEPDDTSFSVSSLSEKNVSESL
- the HDX gene encoding highly divergent homeobox isoform X2; its protein translation is MSSKNSESGTATTGTSLSAPDITVRNVVNITRPSSQQSSWTSANNDVIVTGIYSPASSSSRQGTNKHTDTQITEAHKIPMQKTATKNDTEFQLHIPVRRQVAHCKNASLLLGEKTIILSRQTSVLNAGNSVFNHTKKNYGNSSVQASEMTVPQKSSVCHRPCKIEPVGIQRSYKPEHTGPALHNLCGQKPTIRDPYCRTQNLEIREVFSLAVSDYPQRILGGNAPQKPSSAEGNCLSIAMETGDAEDEYAREEELASMRAQIPSYSRFYESGSSLRAENQSTTLPGPGRNMPNSQMVNIRDMSDSVLYQNRNYHLTPRTSLHTASSTMYSNTNPLRSNFSPHFASSNQLRLSQNQNNYQISGNLTVPWITGCSRKRALQDRTQFSDRDLATLKKYWDNGMTSLGSVCREKIEAVATELNVDCEIVRTWIGNRRRKYRLMGIEVPPPRGGPADFSEQPESGSLSALTPGEEAGPEVGEDNDRNDEVSICLSEGSSQEEPSEVVPNEATAHKEEDHHAVSTENVKIEIIDDEESDMISNSEVEQVNSLLDYKNEEVKFIENELEIQKQKYFKLQTFVRSLILAMKADDKEQQQALLSDLPPELEEVDFNHASLEPDDTSFSVSSLSEKNVSESL